The Streptomyces sp. SS1-1 genome has a segment encoding these proteins:
- a CDS encoding ABC transporter substrate-binding protein, with translation MRRLSAGLTAGALLLVATACGSSGDEPSKGGGSSGGVTTVKVGLIPIVDVAPLYLGQKKGFFEKQGLELEFTTAQGGAAIVPGVASGQFQFGFSNVTSLMVAQSNGVPVRAVANGIASTGKEGEDFGALMVKKGSPLTSPKELEGRKVAINTLKNINETAVRASVRDAGGDPDEVEFVELPFDQMPAALDKGQIDAAMVVEPATATIRNQDGVEIASPLVDVAPDLTVALYFTSARYADRNPEIVKKFQKATAQSLAYADAHPDEAREIITTYTKIPADVLAKVTLPKWPAEANRSSIMALMKLGQSDGLFKNPPDLDELLP, from the coding sequence ATGCGTCGTCTGTCCGCCGGTCTCACCGCCGGCGCCCTGCTGCTCGTCGCGACGGCCTGTGGCTCGTCCGGCGACGAACCGTCGAAGGGCGGCGGATCGTCCGGCGGGGTCACCACCGTGAAGGTCGGACTCATCCCCATCGTCGATGTCGCCCCGCTGTACCTCGGTCAGAAGAAGGGCTTCTTCGAGAAGCAGGGGCTGGAGCTGGAGTTCACCACGGCCCAGGGCGGCGCGGCGATCGTGCCGGGGGTGGCGAGCGGTCAGTTCCAGTTCGGGTTCAGCAACGTGACGTCCCTGATGGTCGCGCAGTCCAACGGTGTTCCCGTGCGGGCCGTCGCCAACGGCATCGCCTCCACCGGCAAGGAGGGCGAGGACTTCGGCGCCCTGATGGTCAAGAAGGGCAGCCCGCTGACGTCCCCGAAGGAGCTGGAGGGCAGGAAGGTCGCCATCAACACGCTGAAGAACATCAACGAGACGGCCGTGCGCGCCTCGGTGCGTGACGCGGGCGGCGACCCCGACGAGGTGGAGTTCGTCGAGCTGCCCTTCGACCAGATGCCGGCCGCCCTGGACAAGGGCCAGATCGACGCCGCCATGGTGGTGGAGCCGGCGACGGCCACGATCAGGAACCAGGACGGCGTCGAGATCGCCTCCCCGCTGGTCGACGTGGCGCCCGACCTCACCGTGGCCCTGTACTTCACGTCGGCGCGGTACGCGGACCGCAACCCCGAGATCGTGAAGAAGTTCCAGAAGGCGACCGCGCAGTCCCTGGCCTATGCCGACGCCCACCCGGACGAGGCACGCGAGATCATCACGACGTACACGAAGATCCCGGCGGACGTGCTGGCCAAGGTCACCCTGCCGAAGTGGCCGGCCGAGGCGAACCGGTCCTCCATCATGGCCCTGATGAAACTCGGCCAGTCGGACGGCCTGTTCAAGAACCCGCCGGACCTCGACG
- a CDS encoding PDR/VanB family oxidoreductase has protein sequence MTETYETELVVDRAEFAADGVLVLLLRHPRGEALPAWEPGAHVDLLLGPGLERQYSLCGDPADRTRWRIAVLREPAGHGGSAHVHERLGNGERVRVRGPRNHFRLEPARAYRFVAGGIGITPILPMLAAAEAAGAEWSLLYGGRTRRSMAFTAELAAYGGRVTLAPEDTCGLLDLGPVLDGLPEGTLVYCCGPGPLLDAVEERCPPGALRVERFEPKEQPATVDGEFDVELARSGLTVTVGPGVSVLDAVRAAGVEVLYSCTEGTCGTCETDVLDGTPDHRDSVLTSEEQASGETMMICVSRCRGRRLLLDL, from the coding sequence GTGACGGAGACGTACGAGACCGAACTCGTCGTCGACCGGGCGGAGTTCGCGGCCGACGGCGTGCTCGTCCTCCTCCTGCGCCACCCGCGGGGCGAGGCGCTGCCCGCCTGGGAGCCCGGCGCCCACGTCGATCTGCTGCTCGGGCCGGGGCTCGAGCGGCAGTACTCGCTGTGCGGCGACCCGGCGGACCGGACACGGTGGCGGATCGCCGTCCTGCGGGAGCCCGCCGGGCACGGCGGGTCCGCCCATGTGCACGAGCGGCTGGGAAACGGCGAGAGGGTGCGCGTACGCGGCCCGCGCAACCACTTCCGGCTGGAACCCGCCCGCGCCTACCGGTTCGTCGCGGGCGGCATCGGCATCACCCCGATCCTGCCCATGCTGGCCGCGGCCGAGGCGGCGGGCGCCGAGTGGAGCCTGCTGTACGGCGGACGCACACGCCGTTCCATGGCGTTCACGGCGGAGTTGGCCGCGTACGGCGGACGGGTCACCCTGGCGCCGGAGGACACGTGCGGGCTGCTCGACCTCGGCCCGGTGCTCGACGGGCTCCCCGAGGGCACGCTCGTCTACTGCTGCGGTCCCGGTCCCCTGCTGGACGCCGTCGAGGAGCGTTGCCCGCCGGGCGCCCTGCGCGTCGAGCGTTTCGAGCCGAAGGAGCAACCAGCCACGGTCGATGGGGAGTTCGATGTCGAGCTGGCCCGCAGCGGGCTGACCGTCACGGTCGGGCCCGGCGTCTCCGTGCTGGACGCCGTGCGGGCCGCGGGGGTCGAGGTGCTGTACTCCTGCACCGAGGGCACCTGCGGCACCTGCGAGACCGACGTCCTCGACGGCACACCCGACCACCGGGACTCGGTGCTGACCTCCGAGGAACAGGCGAGCGGCGAGACGATGATGATCTGTGTGTCCCGGTGCCGGGGCCGGCGGCTGCTCCTCGATCTGTGA
- a CDS encoding aromatic ring-hydroxylating dioxygenase subunit alpha, with translation MPHMTAFARNQWYVAAYSHEVGRELLGRSVCGETLVLYRTEDEGTPVVLHDRCVHRRYPLSEAPTRLDGDRIVCGYHGFTYDTTGTCVYVPGQKRVPRTARVASYPVVEQDSLIWVWIGDPEPADPAGIPRARHLDAPGWVTVRGMEPIACDYGLLVDNLLDLSHETYLHGGYIGTPEVAETPITTEVDEGAGIVRVSRHMDDAECPPFYARSTGIEGRITRWQDIEYRAPCLYVLHSRVAPVGVLPRPDGSDPDAFHTEVTYAITPSGDGTVYDFWAVSRDWATGDEEVTEFLRASNHTVVRQDVDALDLLQRTLGTERHGYQELSINIDTGGLAARRILARLVEEGAKPEEQVR, from the coding sequence ATGCCGCACATGACCGCGTTCGCCAGGAACCAGTGGTACGTCGCCGCCTACAGCCACGAGGTGGGGCGGGAGTTGCTCGGGAGGAGTGTCTGCGGGGAGACGCTCGTGCTCTACCGCACCGAGGACGAGGGGACGCCGGTCGTGCTGCACGACCGGTGTGTGCACCGCCGGTATCCGCTCTCCGAGGCGCCGACGCGGCTCGACGGGGACCGGATCGTGTGCGGGTACCACGGGTTCACGTACGACACGACCGGGACGTGCGTGTACGTGCCGGGGCAGAAGCGCGTCCCGCGCACCGCGCGCGTCGCCTCGTACCCGGTGGTCGAGCAGGACTCGCTGATCTGGGTGTGGATCGGCGACCCGGAGCCGGCCGACCCGGCCGGCATCCCGCGCGCCCGGCACCTGGACGCGCCGGGCTGGGTCACCGTGCGCGGGATGGAGCCCATCGCCTGCGACTACGGCCTGCTGGTCGACAACCTCCTCGACCTCTCCCACGAGACGTATCTGCACGGCGGGTACATCGGCACCCCCGAGGTCGCCGAGACGCCGATCACCACCGAGGTGGACGAGGGCGCGGGCATCGTGCGGGTGAGCCGGCACATGGACGACGCCGAGTGCCCCCCGTTCTACGCCCGTTCGACCGGCATCGAGGGCCGCATCACCCGCTGGCAGGACATCGAGTACCGGGCCCCCTGTCTGTACGTGCTGCACAGCCGGGTCGCCCCGGTCGGTGTGCTGCCCCGGCCGGACGGCAGCGACCCGGACGCCTTCCACACCGAGGTCACCTACGCCATCACGCCCTCCGGGGACGGCACGGTGTACGACTTCTGGGCGGTGTCGCGGGACTGGGCGACCGGCGACGAGGAGGTCACCGAGTTCCTGCGCGCCAGCAACCACACCGTGGTGAGGCAGGACGTCGACGCCCTGGACCTGCTGCAGCGCACCCTCGGCACCGAGCGGCACGGCTACCAGGAGCTCAGCATCAACATCGACACCGGCGGGCTGGCCGCGCGCCGCATCCTCGCCCGGCTGGTCGAGGAGGGGGCCAAACCCGAGGAGCAGGTCCGGTGA
- a CDS encoding DEAD/DEAH box helicase, translated as MNESVRADARQDEVPGGTEAPPPAASFAELGLPAAMLRVLAEQGVTVPFPIQAAALPHALAGRDVLGRGRTGSGKTLAFGLGMLARTAGRRALPKEPLALVLVPTRELAQQVGEALTPYAEALRLRLTTVVGGVSLGRQAAELRDGAEIVVATPGRLHDLVDRKACRLGRVRITVLDEADQMCDMGFLPQVTEILDQVRPDGQRMLFSATLDRDVDQLVRDRLRDPAVHSVDPSSSAVSTIGHHVFVVHGPDKYAVTTEIAARDGRVLLFLDTKHGVDQLTRHLRASGVAAAALHSGKAQPQRTRTLAQFKNGQVTALVATNVAARGLHVDDLDLVVNVDPATDPKDYLHRAGRTARAGRSGTVVTLVLSGQRRETSQVMADAGVAPKVVKVRSGEAELSRITGAKAPSGQPLDGGAAAPRPKNHNAPFRGLGTTKDAKGGSGGRPSRRSSEARKLAEARQAARVRRGG; from the coding sequence ATGAACGAGTCAGTACGTGCCGATGCCCGGCAGGACGAGGTGCCGGGCGGCACCGAGGCGCCGCCCCCGGCGGCGTCCTTCGCGGAGCTGGGGCTTCCGGCCGCGATGCTCCGGGTGCTCGCCGAGCAGGGTGTGACCGTCCCCTTCCCGATCCAGGCGGCGGCCCTGCCCCACGCCCTCGCGGGACGGGACGTCCTGGGCCGGGGCCGCACCGGGTCCGGCAAGACGCTCGCCTTCGGCCTGGGGATGCTCGCCCGGACGGCCGGTCGGCGCGCCCTGCCCAAGGAGCCGCTGGCGCTCGTGCTGGTACCCACCAGGGAGCTCGCGCAGCAGGTCGGTGAGGCGCTCACCCCGTACGCGGAGGCGCTGCGGCTGCGCCTCACGACCGTGGTGGGCGGAGTGTCCCTCGGACGGCAGGCCGCCGAGCTGCGGGACGGCGCCGAGATCGTCGTCGCCACGCCCGGCCGGCTGCACGACCTCGTCGACCGCAAGGCCTGCCGGCTGGGACGGGTGCGGATCACGGTGCTGGACGAGGCCGACCAGATGTGTGACATGGGGTTCCTGCCGCAGGTCACGGAGATCCTGGACCAGGTGCGTCCCGACGGGCAGCGCATGCTGTTCTCCGCCACCCTGGACCGCGACGTCGACCAGCTGGTGCGGGACCGTCTGCGCGACCCCGCCGTCCACTCCGTGGACCCGTCGTCCAGCGCGGTCTCGACGATCGGGCACCACGTCTTCGTCGTGCACGGCCCCGACAAGTACGCCGTGACCACGGAGATCGCCGCCCGCGACGGACGCGTCCTGCTGTTCCTCGACACCAAGCACGGCGTCGACCAGCTCACGCGGCATCTGCGCGCCAGCGGTGTGGCGGCCGCCGCCCTGCACAGCGGCAAGGCCCAGCCGCAGCGCACCAGGACCCTGGCCCAGTTCAAGAACGGGCAGGTCACCGCACTGGTGGCGACGAACGTCGCCGCACGCGGCCTGCACGTCGACGACCTCGACCTCGTGGTCAACGTCGATCCGGCCACCGACCCGAAGGACTATCTGCACCGGGCGGGCCGGACGGCGCGGGCCGGCCGCTCCGGCACCGTCGTGACGCTCGTCCTGTCGGGACAGCGCCGCGAGACCAGCCAGGTCATGGCGGACGCCGGCGTCGCACCCAAGGTCGTCAAGGTGCGGTCCGGCGAGGCGGAGCTCAGCCGGATCACCGGCGCCAAGGCCCCCTCCGGACAGCCTCTCGACGGCGGGGCGGCCGCGCCACGCCCCAAGAACCACAACGCCCCGTTCCGTGGCCTCGGCACCACCAAGGACGCGAAGGGCGGCTCCGGCGGCAGACCGTCCCGCAGGAGCAGCGAGGCCCGCAAGCTGGCGGAGGCCCGGCAGGCCGCCCGGGTACGGCGCGGCGGCTGA
- a CDS encoding phosphatase PAP2 family protein: MNARTEPSQQEAAPPRPPLVRELLLVAGFFLVYKTGRQLATGHTVEAFRNADRLWDLERAVHLPGEGGVQHLLLHGDGLVRAANTYYAAVHFPATLAFLVWLYLRRPAHYVWARRVLTAVTGAALLLHLAFPLAPPRMLAATGLLDTARLYGPSVYGPPQSDQLSNQFAAMPSLHFGWALMVALGLIAVTRSRWRLLWLLHPALTLLVIVGTANHYWLDALAATALLGLALALLPRPGRTAVRLTGGLLPAPRRGEAAGRDAVLVGAGR; the protein is encoded by the coding sequence ATGAATGCCCGCACCGAGCCTTCCCAGCAGGAGGCCGCGCCACCGCGGCCACCCCTGGTCCGCGAACTCCTGCTCGTGGCGGGGTTCTTCCTCGTCTACAAGACGGGCCGCCAACTGGCGACCGGCCACACCGTCGAGGCGTTCCGCAACGCGGACCGGCTATGGGACCTGGAACGCGCCGTCCACCTGCCCGGCGAGGGCGGTGTGCAGCACCTCCTGCTGCACGGCGACGGCCTCGTGCGGGCGGCCAACACCTACTACGCGGCCGTCCACTTCCCTGCCACCCTGGCCTTCCTGGTCTGGCTCTACCTGCGGCGGCCCGCGCACTACGTCTGGGCCCGCCGGGTCCTGACGGCCGTCACCGGGGCCGCCCTGCTGCTGCACCTGGCGTTCCCTCTCGCCCCGCCGCGCATGCTCGCGGCGACCGGGCTGCTGGACACCGCCCGCCTCTACGGCCCGTCCGTGTACGGCCCGCCGCAGAGCGACCAGCTCTCCAACCAGTTCGCGGCGATGCCGTCGCTGCACTTCGGCTGGGCCCTGATGGTGGCGCTCGGCCTGATCGCGGTCACCCGCTCGCGCTGGCGCCTGCTGTGGCTGCTGCACCCCGCGCTGACCCTGCTGGTCATCGTGGGCACGGCCAACCACTACTGGCTCGACGCGCTCGCGGCGACGGCCCTGCTCGGGCTCGCGCTCGCCCTCCTCCCCCGCCCCGGCCGCACGGCCGTCCGGCTCACCGGAGGGCTCCTTCCGGCTCCCCGCCGGGGCGAGGCCGCCGGCCGGGACGCCGTCCTCGTGGGAGCGGGACGATGA
- a CDS encoding TetR/AcrR family transcriptional regulator, translated as MTSQAADGPDTVAASRRSKLTREREQEFFDAVLDQIRACGYDSVTMEGVAASTRCSKATLYRQWRTKPQFVAAALRASRRTRFDGIDTGTLADDLREAARAAGAWSAKDTRLLQALGHAVTQDPELRTALREALIDPEIDALEQILRRGVERGEVPADHPALDYIPAQIFGVLRARPVLEGKDADPEYIVRFVEAAVLPTLGLT; from the coding sequence ATGACGTCGCAGGCCGCGGACGGACCGGACACGGTCGCCGCCTCGCGCCGCTCCAAGCTCACCCGGGAGCGTGAGCAGGAGTTCTTCGACGCCGTCCTCGACCAGATCCGCGCCTGCGGCTACGACTCCGTCACCATGGAGGGCGTCGCCGCCAGCACCCGGTGCAGCAAGGCCACGCTCTACCGGCAGTGGCGGACCAAGCCGCAGTTCGTCGCGGCCGCCCTGCGGGCCAGCCGGCGGACCCGCTTCGACGGGATCGACACCGGCACCCTCGCCGACGACCTGCGGGAGGCGGCCCGCGCGGCGGGCGCCTGGTCGGCCAAGGACACCCGGCTGCTCCAGGCCCTCGGCCACGCCGTCACCCAGGACCCGGAGCTCAGGACGGCGCTGCGCGAGGCGCTCATCGACCCCGAGATCGACGCGCTCGAGCAGATCCTGCGGCGCGGGGTCGAGCGGGGCGAGGTGCCCGCCGACCACCCGGCGCTCGACTACATCCCCGCCCAGATCTTCGGCGTCCTGCGGGCCCGTCCCGTGCTGGAGGGCAAGGACGCCGACCCCGAGTACATCGTCCGGTTCGTGGAGGCCGCCGTGCTGCCCACGCTCGGACTCACCTGA
- a CDS encoding DUF2510 domain-containing protein — protein MTQVTPPGWYPDPGRHSDGPPTERWWDGSAWTDQVRPTGSGAPAGPPAGGAYPAYPVHPGYPGQVQPGARRGLRTGIAAGVAVVVLACIGVGVYALTAEDGPGGTAAGSRQAPDRPDLPGGPEGPGGSGGGSGGPSRGPEGSEPPKVESGSITDPLNGISLPVPDGWYGQQIRAGAQVASKDTYPCPALKSETCMKGGAYSAPALVLRTAGDTPEAVAKADIAANAKESYGKGYGKITSHKVLASEAVTVAGRKGYLVRWQAVTSEGSDGYVESLAFPSPASGGKEIAVVRLGVDVDQGQGVLDEIAKGIEVARGGGPGQDV, from the coding sequence ATGACGCAGGTGACTCCTCCCGGCTGGTACCCCGACCCAGGCCGGCACAGTGACGGCCCGCCCACCGAGCGCTGGTGGGACGGCAGCGCGTGGACCGACCAGGTCCGCCCCACGGGGAGCGGCGCCCCGGCGGGCCCGCCGGCCGGCGGGGCGTATCCGGCGTACCCCGTGCACCCGGGCTATCCCGGCCAGGTGCAACCGGGGGCCCGGCGGGGACTGCGCACCGGGATAGCCGCCGGCGTGGCGGTGGTGGTCCTCGCGTGCATCGGCGTCGGCGTGTACGCGCTGACGGCCGAGGACGGCCCGGGCGGCACGGCCGCGGGGTCCCGGCAGGCCCCGGACCGCCCGGACCTGCCCGGTGGCCCCGAGGGTCCCGGCGGTTCCGGCGGGGGCTCGGGCGGCCCGTCGCGGGGGCCGGAGGGGTCCGAGCCGCCGAAGGTGGAGAGCGGTTCGATCACCGATCCGCTGAACGGGATCAGCCTGCCCGTGCCGGACGGCTGGTACGGGCAGCAGATCCGGGCGGGCGCGCAGGTGGCGTCGAAGGACACCTACCCGTGCCCCGCGCTGAAGTCCGAGACCTGTATGAAGGGCGGCGCCTACTCGGCTCCCGCGCTCGTGCTGCGCACCGCGGGCGACACCCCGGAGGCGGTCGCCAAGGCGGACATCGCGGCGAACGCGAAGGAGTCGTACGGCAAGGGCTACGGGAAGATCACCTCGCACAAGGTGCTGGCGTCCGAGGCGGTGACCGTGGCCGGGCGCAAGGGTTATCTGGTCCGCTGGCAGGCGGTCACCAGCGAGGGCTCGGACGGCTATGTCGAGTCGCTCGCCTTCCCGTCGCCGGCGTCCGGCGGCAAGGAGATCGCGGTCGTCCGCCTCGGGGTGGACGTCGACCAGGGCCAGGGCGTCCTGGACGAGATCGCGAAGGGCATCGAGGTCGCCCGGGGCGGCGGTCCCGGCCAGGACGTGTGA
- a CDS encoding ATP-binding protein, with translation MTEVRPTRAASASLWERDEEVAAIGRALDRLCADQTTDGSLLVLRAEAGLGKTALLAETRRIAEARGCTVWSARGGETLSSVPFNVVRQLLQPALLSLMPEEAREYLGDWYDIAGPALGITDPGERQADPQGVCDGLVAAVRRLARREWPLVLLIDDAHWADQETLRWLAAFSERLDEQNVLVVVARRPGEVSGDSARHLDAVAEAGTSVATLSALTPEATAGLTRATLGSHADAPFCREVWAVTGGNPYETVELLAKVQENEFEPTEATAGELRALNRAARGGGLVARLETLGIEATRFAWAAAILGTGITVDLVAELATMSVDDADRCAELLCGARILTEPDPAGVRPDDGEFQFVHPLIATAVYNSIPDALRTAMHGIAARVVTDNGRGAAAAARHLLEVHPDGDEELVEQLREAAREHLAVGAPDAARRCLERALVEPPRPEIHAHVLHELGCATLLTAPAVTIDHLQRALALPGLDGDDRVDAVYRLSQALLHNDQLEEAVRTVEAEAARQSGPTRLRLQAVQFMWEGIHGETASPGRSARLAELAATCTGRDNSERALLILRGFDAMARGENAEEVAELCDRALVNGRLAPGLGWTDPEWGLELPMMLASAYAFTDRLDRAETLYNEALRAYESLGWSGGHLALAHAYVGLGLRRRGRLQEAEESLRQSLAFAERVGRRLPLHWSATCNLVDTLLARGHVEEAWDIAEQYGFAPPYPSTIVLPDPRAVRGRLLLAVGRTKEGVNELEAAEKAAAVRGHHNPVLVPWAVNLARALANEDPARAARLATEVRRHAERLGTDTAIGEALRCAAALETGQRAVRLSERAVTYLEASPCQYEHAVARVEYGLAARSAAELRRGLTLARSCGADGLVRQAEAALATGLV, from the coding sequence ATGACGGAGGTACGGCCCACGCGGGCCGCCTCGGCCTCCCTCTGGGAGCGCGACGAGGAGGTCGCCGCCATCGGGCGGGCCCTGGACCGGCTGTGCGCGGACCAGACCACCGACGGCAGCCTGCTGGTGCTCCGCGCCGAGGCGGGCCTCGGCAAGACCGCCCTGCTGGCCGAAACACGCCGTATCGCCGAGGCCCGCGGCTGCACCGTCTGGTCCGCCCGCGGCGGCGAGACCCTCAGCTCCGTCCCCTTCAACGTCGTACGGCAGTTACTGCAGCCGGCGCTGCTGTCGCTGATGCCGGAGGAGGCCCGCGAGTACCTCGGCGACTGGTACGACATCGCCGGTCCCGCCCTCGGCATAACGGACCCCGGCGAGCGCCAGGCCGACCCGCAGGGCGTGTGCGACGGACTGGTCGCCGCCGTCCGCCGGCTCGCCCGCCGCGAATGGCCGCTGGTGCTGCTCATCGACGACGCCCACTGGGCCGACCAGGAGACCCTGCGCTGGCTCGCCGCCTTCAGTGAACGCCTCGACGAACAGAACGTCCTGGTCGTCGTGGCCCGCCGCCCCGGCGAGGTCAGCGGCGACAGCGCCCGCCACCTCGACGCCGTCGCCGAGGCCGGCACCTCCGTCGCCACCCTCAGCGCCCTCACCCCCGAAGCCACCGCCGGACTCACCCGCGCCACCCTCGGCAGCCACGCCGACGCCCCCTTCTGCCGCGAGGTCTGGGCCGTCACCGGCGGCAACCCGTACGAGACCGTCGAACTCCTCGCCAAGGTCCAGGAGAACGAGTTCGAGCCGACCGAGGCGACGGCCGGCGAACTGCGCGCCCTGAACCGGGCCGCGCGCGGCGGCGGCCTCGTCGCCCGCCTGGAGACACTCGGCATCGAGGCCACCCGGTTCGCCTGGGCCGCCGCCATCCTCGGCACCGGGATCACCGTCGACCTGGTGGCCGAGCTGGCCACGATGAGCGTCGACGACGCCGACCGCTGCGCGGAACTCCTGTGCGGCGCCCGCATCCTCACCGAACCCGACCCGGCCGGGGTGCGGCCCGACGACGGCGAGTTCCAGTTCGTCCACCCGCTCATCGCCACCGCCGTCTACAACTCCATCCCGGACGCCCTGCGCACCGCCATGCACGGCATCGCCGCCCGCGTCGTCACCGACAACGGCCGGGGCGCCGCCGCGGCCGCCCGGCACCTCCTGGAGGTCCACCCCGACGGCGACGAGGAACTCGTCGAGCAGCTGCGCGAGGCCGCCCGCGAGCATCTGGCCGTCGGCGCACCGGACGCGGCCCGCCGCTGTCTGGAGCGCGCCCTCGTGGAGCCGCCCCGGCCCGAGATCCATGCCCATGTCCTGCACGAACTGGGCTGCGCCACCCTGCTGACCGCGCCCGCCGTCACCATCGACCACCTCCAGCGGGCCCTCGCCCTGCCCGGCCTCGACGGCGACGACCGCGTCGACGCCGTGTACCGCCTGTCGCAGGCCCTGCTCCACAACGACCAGCTGGAGGAGGCCGTCCGCACCGTCGAGGCGGAGGCCGCCCGGCAGAGCGGACCCACCCGGCTGCGGCTCCAGGCCGTGCAGTTCATGTGGGAGGGCATCCACGGCGAGACCGCCTCGCCCGGGCGCTCCGCGCGCCTCGCCGAGCTGGCCGCGACCTGCACCGGCCGGGACAACTCCGAACGCGCCCTGCTCATCCTGCGCGGCTTCGACGCCATGGCCCGCGGCGAGAACGCCGAGGAGGTCGCCGAGCTGTGCGACCGCGCCCTCGTCAACGGGCGCCTGGCCCCCGGCCTCGGCTGGACCGACCCCGAGTGGGGCCTCGAACTGCCGATGATGCTGGCCAGCGCCTACGCCTTCACCGACCGCCTCGACCGCGCCGAGACCCTCTACAACGAGGCCCTGCGCGCCTACGAGTCCCTCGGCTGGAGCGGCGGGCACCTCGCCCTGGCCCACGCCTACGTCGGCCTCGGGCTGCGCAGGCGCGGCCGGCTCCAGGAGGCCGAGGAGTCGCTGCGCCAGTCGCTGGCGTTCGCCGAACGCGTCGGCCGGCGGCTGCCGTTGCACTGGTCCGCGACCTGCAACCTCGTCGACACGCTGCTCGCCCGCGGCCATGTCGAGGAGGCCTGGGACATCGCGGAGCAGTACGGCTTCGCCCCGCCCTACCCGTCCACCATCGTCCTGCCCGACCCGCGCGCGGTCCGCGGCCGGCTGCTCCTCGCCGTCGGCCGGACCAAGGAGGGCGTGAACGAACTCGAGGCCGCCGAGAAGGCGGCCGCCGTCCGCGGCCACCACAACCCCGTCCTCGTCCCCTGGGCCGTGAACCTCGCCCGCGCCCTCGCCAACGAGGACCCCGCGCGGGCCGCCCGGCTGGCCACCGAGGTCCGCCGGCACGCCGAACGCCTGGGCACCGACACCGCGATCGGCGAGGCCCTGCGCTGCGCGGCCGCGCTGGAGACCGGGCAGCGGGCCGTCCGCCTCTCCGAGCGGGCCGTCACCTATCTGGAGGCGTCGCCCTGCCAGTACGAGCACGCCGTCGCCCGCGTCGAGTACGGTCTGGCCGCCCGCTCCGCCGCCGAGCTGCGGCGCGGACTGACCCTGGCCCGCTCGTGCGGCGCGGACGGCCTGGTGCGCCAGGCCGAGGCGGCCCTGGCCACCGGCCTGGTCTGA
- a CDS encoding SDR family NAD(P)-dependent oxidoreductase, with protein MSTLLLTGATSGLGRHLAVELVRAGHRVLAHGRDAGRTERLVEELRADGEAEGYVADLASLDQVRQLAAHVAGDHPELDVLINNAAVGGGPDRTRRELSADGHELRLAVNYLAPVVLTRALLPVLRANGPARIVNVGSAGQEPLDPGDPEMTRGYEGVAAYCRSKFALAVHTFVLAEELAGTGVSVNVVHPATHMDTAMVRDSGLTPLHTVADGAPGVLALATRDLGSGGYFEGTSPARAHPAAYDSATRERLTAVTEQLLRL; from the coding sequence ATGTCCACGCTGCTCCTCACCGGCGCCACCTCGGGGCTCGGCCGCCACCTCGCCGTCGAACTGGTCCGCGCCGGGCACCGGGTGCTCGCCCACGGGCGGGACGCCGGCCGCACGGAACGGCTGGTCGAGGAGCTGCGGGCCGACGGGGAGGCCGAGGGGTACGTGGCCGACCTGGCCTCGCTGGACCAGGTGCGTCAGCTGGCGGCGCACGTCGCGGGCGACCACCCCGAGCTGGACGTCCTGATCAACAACGCGGCCGTCGGCGGTGGACCGGACCGCACCCGCCGGGAGCTGAGCGCCGACGGGCACGAACTGCGGCTCGCCGTCAACTACCTGGCGCCCGTGGTGCTGACCCGCGCCCTGCTGCCGGTGCTGCGCGCGAACGGGCCGGCCCGCATCGTGAACGTCGGCTCGGCGGGCCAGGAGCCGCTGGACCCCGGCGACCCGGAGATGACCCGCGGTTACGAGGGCGTGGCGGCGTACTGCCGCAGCAAGTTCGCGCTGGCGGTCCACACGTTCGTCCTCGCCGAGGAGCTGGCCGGCACCGGCGTCTCGGTGAACGTGGTGCACCCGGCGACGCACATGGACACGGCGATGGTCCGCGACAGCGGCCTCACCCCCCTGCACACGGTCGCCGACGGCGCGCCCGGCGTCCTGGCGCTCGCCACCCGTGACCTGGGCTCGGGAGGCTACTTCGAGGGGACGTCGCCCGCGCGGGCCCACCCGGCCGCCTACGACTCCGCCACCCGTGAGCGGCTGACCGCCGTCACCGAGCAGTTGCTGCGTCTGTGA